Proteins from a single region of Sporosarcina sp. P33:
- the rpsB gene encoding 30S ribosomal protein S2 → MSVISMKQLLEAGVHFGHQTRRWNPKMKKYIFVERNGIYIIDLQKTVKKLEEAYNFMRQVGADGGKVLFVGTKKQAQEAIKEEAERAGMYYINQRWLGGTLTNFGTIQKRVARMKAIEKMEEDGTFDVLPKKEVSQLNKEHERLVKFLGGIRDMKGLPDVIFIVDPRKERIAVAEAIKLNIPLVGIVDTNCDPDEIDYVIPANDDAIRAVRLLTSKMADALIESRQGEDDEAAETASETATVTAE, encoded by the coding sequence ATGTCAGTAATCTCAATGAAACAATTGCTAGAAGCAGGTGTACACTTCGGACACCAAACACGCCGCTGGAACCCAAAAATGAAGAAGTATATTTTTGTGGAGCGTAACGGCATCTACATCATCGACCTTCAAAAGACGGTCAAAAAATTAGAGGAAGCTTACAACTTCATGCGCCAAGTCGGTGCTGACGGCGGTAAAGTCCTTTTCGTTGGTACGAAGAAACAAGCACAAGAAGCGATCAAAGAAGAAGCAGAACGTGCAGGAATGTACTACATCAACCAGCGCTGGTTGGGTGGAACATTAACTAACTTCGGTACTATTCAAAAGCGTGTAGCACGTATGAAAGCTATTGAGAAAATGGAAGAGGACGGCACATTCGACGTACTTCCAAAGAAAGAAGTTTCTCAATTAAATAAAGAGCACGAACGTCTTGTGAAATTCTTAGGCGGTATCCGTGACATGAAAGGCTTGCCGGATGTAATCTTTATCGTGGATCCACGTAAAGAGCGTATCGCGGTAGCTGAAGCAATCAAATTGAATATTCCACTCGTTGGAATCGTAGATACTAACTGTGATCCGGACGAAATCGACTATGTCATCCCGGCGAACGACGATGCAATCCGCGCAGTACGTTTACTTACAAGCAAAATGGCAGATGCTTTGATTGAATCCCGTCAAGGTGAAGACGATGAAGCAGCTGAAACAGCAAGCGAAACAGCAACTGTTACTGCAGAGTGA
- the tsf gene encoding translation elongation factor Ts: MATITAQMVKELREKTGAGMMDCKKALTQVDGDMDAALDFLREKGLSSAAKKADRIAAEGVTNILVQGNEAVILEVNAETDFVAKNEGFQTLVKEISEFLLAAKPASVEEANDAKLDNGLTVSEHISNAVAKIGEKITLRRFEIREKTDQDAFGPYLHMGGRIAVLTVLEGSTDAEAAKDVAMHIAAMNPKYISRDEVSADEVERERKVLTEQALNEGKPENIVAKMVEGRLGKYFEEICVLDQAFVKNSDQKVRDFVKSTGGTLVEFIRYEVGEGIEKREDNFADEVMSQVKGN; encoded by the coding sequence ATGGCAACAATTACAGCCCAAATGGTTAAAGAACTACGTGAAAAAACTGGCGCAGGAATGATGGACTGCAAAAAAGCATTGACGCAAGTCGACGGAGACATGGACGCAGCATTGGATTTCTTGCGTGAAAAAGGCCTTTCAAGTGCAGCGAAAAAAGCAGACCGTATTGCAGCTGAAGGAGTAACAAACATTTTAGTTCAAGGTAACGAAGCGGTAATCCTTGAAGTGAATGCTGAGACAGACTTCGTAGCGAAAAACGAAGGCTTCCAGACACTTGTTAAAGAAATCTCCGAGTTTTTACTTGCGGCAAAGCCTGCTTCTGTAGAGGAAGCAAACGATGCGAAACTGGACAACGGATTGACTGTATCAGAGCACATCTCAAATGCGGTAGCTAAAATCGGTGAAAAGATCACTCTTCGCCGCTTTGAAATCCGTGAGAAGACAGATCAGGACGCTTTCGGACCATACCTTCACATGGGCGGACGTATTGCGGTATTGACTGTTCTTGAAGGTTCAACTGATGCAGAAGCAGCGAAAGATGTTGCAATGCACATCGCGGCAATGAATCCAAAATACATTTCACGTGACGAAGTATCTGCTGACGAAGTAGAGCGCGAGCGTAAAGTATTGACTGAGCAGGCATTGAATGAAGGCAAGCCGGAAAATATCGTTGCGAAAATGGTAGAAGGCCGTCTTGGAAAATACTTCGAAGAAATCTGCGTACTGGACCAAGCGTTTGTTAAAAACTCAGATCAAAAAGTTCGTGATTTCGTAAAATCGACTGGCGGAACTTTAGTCGAGTTTATTCGTTATGAAGTGGGCGAAGGAATTGAAAAGCGCGAAGATAACTTTGCTGACGAAGTAATGAGCCAGGTTAAAGGTAACTGA
- the pyrH gene encoding UMP kinase, whose amino-acid sequence MSIPKYKRIVLKLSGEALAGNQGYGLSPEVIKSVANQVKEVVELGVEVAVVVGGGNIWRGKVGSEMGMDRTTADYMGMLATVMNSLALQDALEKLGPETRVMSSIDMRQVAEPYIRRKAIRHLEKSRVVIFAAGTGNPYFSTDTTAALRAAEIEADVILMAKNNVDGVYSADPMKDATATKYLELSYLEVISQGLEVMDSTASTLCMDNDIPLVVFSIMENGNIKKAVLGEDIGTVVRRNKQ is encoded by the coding sequence ATGAGTATTCCAAAGTATAAACGCATCGTGTTAAAATTAAGTGGAGAGGCACTGGCAGGGAACCAGGGCTACGGTTTATCTCCGGAAGTTATAAAATCAGTTGCGAACCAAGTAAAAGAGGTTGTAGAATTAGGTGTAGAGGTAGCAGTAGTAGTAGGCGGCGGGAACATTTGGCGAGGGAAAGTCGGAAGTGAAATGGGCATGGACCGCACAACGGCTGACTATATGGGAATGCTCGCAACAGTCATGAACTCGCTAGCACTGCAGGATGCACTTGAGAAGCTGGGTCCTGAAACCCGTGTTATGTCTTCAATTGATATGCGACAAGTAGCGGAGCCTTACATACGACGAAAAGCAATCCGTCATCTGGAGAAAAGCCGTGTCGTTATTTTCGCAGCGGGAACAGGAAATCCTTACTTCTCCACAGATACAACAGCTGCTTTACGTGCTGCTGAAATCGAGGCAGATGTCATTTTAATGGCAAAAAATAATGTGGATGGTGTATACTCAGCTGACCCAATGAAAGACGCAACTGCTACAAAATACTTAGAACTGTCATACTTGGAAGTGATTAGCCAAGGGCTGGAAGTAATGGATTCGACTGCATCCACACTATGTATGGACAATGATATACCACTCGTAGTATTCTCAATTATGGAAAATGGTAATATTAAAAAAGCCGTGCTTGGAGAAGATATCGGTACGGTTGTCAGGAGGAATAAGCAATGA
- the frr gene encoding ribosome recycling factor, translated as MTKEVMNQTNERMEKAHSAYSRQLSSIRAGRANASLLDRISVIYYGAPTPLNQMAGISVPEPRLIVVQPYDKTTITDIEKAIMKSDIGITPSNDGSVIRLAVPALTEERRKELVKEVKREAEDAKVAIRNVRRDSNEELKKLEKDAEITEDELRRFNDQVQKMTDEFIEKIDQTAKDKENEILEI; from the coding sequence ATGACAAAAGAAGTGATGAATCAAACCAATGAACGTATGGAAAAAGCGCACAGCGCTTATTCAAGACAATTGTCGTCTATCCGTGCGGGCAGAGCCAATGCAAGCCTGCTGGACAGAATTTCTGTCATTTATTATGGTGCACCGACTCCACTAAACCAAATGGCTGGAATTTCAGTTCCAGAACCGCGTCTTATTGTTGTTCAGCCATACGATAAGACGACGATTACAGATATCGAAAAAGCAATCATGAAATCAGATATCGGCATCACTCCGTCAAATGACGGATCAGTTATTCGTCTGGCAGTGCCTGCGCTTACAGAAGAACGCCGTAAAGAATTGGTGAAAGAAGTAAAGCGTGAAGCAGAAGATGCAAAAGTGGCAATCCGTAATGTTCGCCGCGACAGTAATGAAGAATTGAAAAAACTTGAAAAAGATGCAGAAATCACTGAAGATGAACTGCGCCGTTTCAATGACCAAGTGCAGAAGATGACCGATGAGTTCATTGAAAAGATTGATCAAACTGCAAAAGATAAAGAAAACGAAATCTTGGAAATTTGA
- a CDS encoding isoprenyl transferase: MLRKLMRKKTADIQLLDERIEAVKSRQIPAHVAIIMDGNGRWAKQRKMPRIAGHHEGMKTVRQITNFANDMGVKALTLYAFSTENWKRPKIEIDFLMNLPGEFLTTYLPELMEKDIKVEMIGNIDALPSHTEKAIKKAMEQTKNNQGLTLNFAMNYGSRVELVHVMKELAKEVSAGTLRAEDIDESAIEAKLMTAHLPEPDLLIRTSGEVRLSNFMLWQLAYAEFIFTDVLWPDYDEECFLQAIEDFQKRDRRFGSLEGDQKR, translated from the coding sequence ATGCTTAGAAAATTAATGCGAAAAAAAACGGCAGATATTCAGTTGCTGGATGAACGGATCGAAGCTGTTAAAAGTAGACAGATTCCTGCCCATGTCGCAATCATCATGGATGGAAACGGAAGATGGGCGAAGCAGCGCAAAATGCCACGGATTGCCGGTCACCATGAAGGAATGAAAACTGTCCGTCAAATCACCAATTTCGCAAATGATATGGGTGTGAAAGCCCTCACCCTCTACGCATTTTCTACAGAAAATTGGAAGCGGCCGAAAATTGAAATCGACTTTTTGATGAACCTTCCCGGTGAGTTTCTTACTACATATTTACCCGAACTGATGGAAAAGGATATCAAAGTTGAAATGATAGGAAATATAGATGCACTTCCAAGTCATACAGAAAAAGCGATAAAAAAAGCAATGGAACAAACTAAAAACAATCAGGGTCTCACATTGAATTTTGCTATGAATTACGGCAGCAGAGTAGAGCTTGTACATGTCATGAAAGAACTGGCGAAGGAAGTGTCGGCGGGAACATTACGAGCTGAAGACATAGACGAGAGTGCTATCGAAGCTAAGCTGATGACGGCACACTTGCCCGAACCCGATCTGCTCATTCGCACAAGCGGCGAAGTACGTCTGTCTAATTTCATGCTGTGGCAGCTGGCTTATGCAGAATTCATTTTTACGGATGTATTATGGCCCGATTATGATGAAGAATGTTTTTTACAGGCAATTGAAGATTTCCAAAAACGGGATCGACGCTTTGGAAGCTTGGAAGGAGATCAAAAAAGATGA
- a CDS encoding phosphatidate cytidylyltransferase, with the protein MKQRIITALVALAFFVPLIVIGGLPFIIMIFAISTIGLYELLRMRNMSVFSIGGFIAWLLLLVILLPSRWTGQVEGFLRLEKLEMIYVLVLLLLVYTVVVKNRWTFEDIAFSAVSALYVGIGFYYLIETRLFGLEYIGYALLIIWSTDSGAYFVGRKIGKRKLWPEISPNKTIEGFVGGIICAVVITLIYNMFFPISTSYLSFIIITIVASIVGQMGDLVESALKRYYHVKDSGKLLPGHGGIMDRFDSLLFVLPLLHFVQFIG; encoded by the coding sequence ATGAAGCAAAGAATCATCACAGCTCTTGTAGCTCTCGCATTTTTCGTGCCATTGATTGTTATCGGCGGACTGCCTTTTATCATCATGATCTTTGCGATATCTACAATCGGCCTTTATGAGTTACTCCGCATGCGCAATATGTCCGTTTTTTCTATTGGCGGATTTATCGCATGGCTGCTCTTACTCGTCATTTTACTGCCTTCCAGATGGACCGGACAGGTGGAGGGGTTTCTTCGGCTGGAGAAACTGGAGATGATCTATGTACTGGTATTATTGCTGCTGGTATATACTGTAGTTGTGAAAAACCGCTGGACATTTGAAGATATTGCATTCAGTGCAGTCAGTGCGCTGTATGTTGGAATTGGCTTTTATTATTTGATTGAAACCCGTTTATTCGGTTTAGAGTACATAGGATATGCACTGCTGATTATCTGGTCAACAGATTCAGGTGCATATTTTGTAGGCCGTAAAATCGGCAAGCGTAAACTGTGGCCCGAAATTTCGCCCAATAAAACGATTGAAGGGTTTGTCGGAGGAATCATTTGTGCAGTAGTAATAACACTGATTTATAACATGTTCTTTCCTATCAGTACGTCGTATCTATCGTTTATCATCATCACCATAGTGGCCTCGATTGTCGGTCAAATGGGTGACCTCGTAGAGTCAGCACTGAAGCGTTATTATCATGTGAAAGATTCAGGAAAGTTATTGCCGGGACACGGCGGCATCATGGACCGCTTTGACAGTTTGCTTTTCGTTTTGCCGTTGCTTCATTTTGTTCAATTCATAGGATAA
- the dxr gene encoding 1-deoxy-D-xylulose-5-phosphate reductoisomerase, whose protein sequence is MKKINLLGATGSIGTQTLSIIAAHPEQFTLTAMSAGRNIQKVREIIAKFHPKLVSVLEKEDAVRLQNEFPEVTIVHGDEGLIEAAAGVEADILLNSVIGSVGLRPTLAAIEAGMTIAIANKETLVAAGDLVVEAAKRHNVPLVPVDSEHSALFQSLNGENPKRITSLILTASGGSFRDYTRAQLQNVTVEQALAHPNWSMGNKLTIDSATMMNKGLEVIEAHHLFAMPYDQIECLLHKESIIHSMVEFEDTSVMAQLGSPDMRVPIQYALTYPDRIPMADAKRLRLDEIGKLHFEKMDYDRFKALSFAYDAGREGGTMPTAMNAANEVAVQLFMEGHISFMQIEEIIEQMMNQHQTIQKPNLEEILETDRITRKKVYGIVKYKD, encoded by the coding sequence ATGAAGAAAATCAATTTGCTTGGTGCGACAGGTTCCATCGGGACACAAACATTGAGCATTATTGCAGCTCATCCTGAACAGTTTACGCTGACGGCGATGTCCGCAGGAAGGAATATTCAAAAAGTACGTGAGATTATTGCGAAGTTTCATCCGAAATTAGTATCCGTATTGGAGAAAGAAGATGCAGTGCGCTTACAAAATGAGTTTCCAGAAGTTACAATCGTTCATGGGGATGAAGGATTGATCGAGGCGGCGGCAGGAGTCGAAGCGGATATCCTGCTGAATTCAGTAATCGGCAGTGTAGGTCTGCGGCCGACGCTTGCGGCAATTGAAGCGGGGATGACCATTGCGATTGCAAATAAAGAAACGTTAGTGGCAGCAGGGGATCTGGTGGTAGAAGCCGCCAAACGTCATAATGTCCCGCTTGTTCCCGTTGACAGTGAACACTCGGCATTATTCCAATCATTGAACGGAGAAAATCCGAAGCGGATCACCAGCCTGATTTTAACTGCTTCCGGCGGGAGTTTCAGAGACTATACACGGGCCCAGCTTCAAAATGTAACAGTGGAACAGGCGCTTGCACACCCCAACTGGTCGATGGGCAATAAATTGACAATTGATTCAGCTACGATGATGAATAAAGGTCTTGAAGTTATTGAAGCACACCATTTATTTGCTATGCCTTATGATCAGATTGAATGTTTGCTTCATAAAGAAAGTATTATTCACTCCATGGTGGAGTTTGAAGATACCAGTGTCATGGCGCAGCTGGGATCACCCGATATGCGCGTGCCGATACAGTATGCATTGACGTATCCGGACCGTATACCGATGGCGGATGCGAAACGTCTTCGCTTGGACGAGATCGGTAAATTGCATTTTGAAAAAATGGATTATGACCGATTTAAGGCCCTGTCTTTTGCATATGATGCAGGTAGGGAAGGGGGCACTATGCCGACAGCAATGAATGCGGCTAATGAAGTGGCGGTTCAACTGTTTATGGAAGGTCATATATCCTTTATGCAAATTGAGGAAATCATCGAACAGATGATGAATCAGCATCAGACAATTCAAAAACCGAATCTGGAAGAAATTCTGGAAACAGATCGCATTACGCGAAAAAAAGTCTATGGTATAGTGAAGTATAAAGATTAA
- the rseP gene encoding RIP metalloprotease RseP: METVIAFIVIFGTLVAFHEFGHFLFAKKAGIMVREFAIGMGPKILAIRKGETQYTIRLLPIGGYVRMAGEDFDTVELQPGYRVGLLLNAQNEIEKIYLNRNVSNPNILNVEVEKSDLDKELYIEGYDEDGQLVHLKIARTAMIIEKGQETLIAPYDRQFESKSLGKRAMAIFAGPLFNFILAFFIFLALGLINGVPTNEPIISEVKPDTPAQTAGLKKDDVVTGVDGKSISSWAQFSEAIQNSPGVPMNLEVDRAGKPVSLQVTPETIEDAGREFGQIGVIYSSPLEKGVIKSIVFGAEQTYTWTVKIFELLGMLVTGQFTIDALSGPVGIYKATEEVAQYGIFNLMNWGAVLSINLGIMNLLPLPALDGGRLLFFLFEGLRGKPIDKQKEGMVHFVGIMLLMVLMLVVTWNDIQRFFF; this comes from the coding sequence ATGGAAACCGTTATTGCGTTTATAGTAATATTCGGGACACTTGTAGCATTTCATGAATTCGGTCACTTCTTGTTTGCGAAGAAAGCCGGAATCATGGTTCGGGAGTTTGCAATCGGAATGGGTCCTAAAATTTTAGCGATCCGGAAAGGGGAAACCCAATATACGATACGCTTATTGCCTATAGGCGGCTATGTGCGGATGGCTGGCGAGGACTTCGATACAGTTGAATTGCAGCCCGGTTATCGTGTGGGGCTGCTGCTGAATGCACAGAACGAAATAGAAAAGATTTATCTAAATCGAAATGTCTCCAATCCTAACATTTTGAATGTAGAAGTAGAAAAATCGGATTTGGATAAAGAATTATATATTGAAGGATATGATGAAGACGGACAATTGGTTCATCTGAAAATTGCCAGAACTGCCATGATTATCGAAAAGGGGCAGGAAACATTAATTGCGCCTTATGACCGTCAATTTGAATCTAAGTCCCTCGGCAAAAGAGCAATGGCTATTTTTGCAGGACCGCTTTTCAACTTTATATTAGCATTCTTCATATTTCTTGCCCTTGGGCTGATCAATGGCGTACCGACGAATGAACCGATTATTTCTGAAGTGAAGCCTGACACGCCTGCGCAGACGGCAGGATTGAAAAAGGATGACGTAGTAACAGGAGTGGACGGCAAATCTATCAGTTCTTGGGCGCAGTTCTCCGAAGCTATTCAAAACAGCCCCGGCGTTCCGATGAATTTAGAAGTAGATCGTGCAGGAAAACCTGTCTCCTTACAAGTTACGCCTGAAACGATTGAAGACGCCGGGCGTGAATTCGGACAAATCGGAGTGATCTACTCCAGTCCGCTGGAAAAAGGCGTGATCAAATCCATCGTGTTCGGAGCAGAACAGACGTACACATGGACTGTGAAAATATTTGAATTGTTAGGTATGCTTGTCACAGGTCAGTTTACGATTGATGCGCTGTCCGGTCCGGTCGGTATTTACAAAGCGACTGAAGAAGTTGCCCAATACGGTATTTTCAATTTAATGAACTGGGGCGCTGTGTTAAGTATTAATCTGGGAATTATGAACTTACTGCCTTTGCCTGCCCTAGACGGCGGCAGATTGCTGTTCTTCTTGTTTGAAGGCTTGCGCGGTAAACCGATTGATAAACAAAAAGAAGGTATGGTGCATTTCGTAGGTATCATGTTGCTGATGGTTCTGATGCTGGTTGTGACATGGAATGACATTCAACGATTTTTCTTCTAA
- a CDS encoding proline--tRNA ligase produces MKQSKTFIPTMRENPADIEMRSHQLLLRAGYIRQNANGVYTYLTLAQRVFRKIERIVRQEMEAIEGIEISLPALQSSSILKETDRWNSYGKEMFHVADRQTNELALSSSDEEAIIDLLRDEVRSYKKLPLTIFQIKTKFRDEIKPRAGLLHSREFIRKDAYSFHATQESLDEKYLEVMQAYTNMLTRLGMRFRMVMSDCGEGSHEFIALAENGEDRIAYSDSSSYAANMEFAEVNIDYETPDEKQLELTKVSTPNLRTIEDLTSFLSVEPERVIKSLVYQADNEFVMVVCRGDHHVNEHKLKHILKASHLELATEQQIIDLLDCHFGSVGPVKLPIGVRVYADHAIGSVVNGVAGANIDDYHLLNVNPERDFAIDDYVDIRFIQEGEPSPDGMGTIKFTEGIGIGHLRKLGTTFSEQMKGTFLNEHGRTKPFIMGSYSLGISRLLATIAEQFNDENGLKWPKHLAPFDIHLITVNVKDEIQTQLADELYAVLESYRYDVLYDDRPERAGVKFADSDLIGLPVRITIGKRASEGIVEVTYRHSGESIDWQKEEVPEKLQSFFSAD; encoded by the coding sequence ATGAAACAATCGAAAACGTTTATACCCACAATGCGTGAAAATCCGGCAGACATAGAGATGCGTTCTCATCAATTATTGCTGCGGGCAGGTTATATCCGGCAAAATGCCAATGGTGTATACACATATTTAACACTGGCACAAAGAGTATTTCGCAAAATTGAACGGATAGTCCGCCAGGAAATGGAAGCGATTGAGGGCATAGAAATTTCCTTGCCTGCGCTGCAAAGCTCAAGTATTTTAAAAGAAACTGACCGCTGGAATTCGTACGGCAAAGAGATGTTTCATGTTGCCGACAGACAGACGAACGAGTTAGCCTTGAGTTCAAGTGACGAAGAAGCAATCATCGATCTGCTTCGTGACGAAGTGCGCTCCTATAAGAAACTGCCGTTAACGATTTTTCAGATTAAGACTAAATTTCGAGATGAAATAAAGCCGAGGGCAGGTTTACTTCACAGCCGCGAATTTATTAGAAAAGATGCATACTCCTTCCATGCAACGCAGGAAAGTTTGGATGAAAAGTATTTGGAAGTCATGCAGGCATATACGAATATGTTAACGCGGCTGGGTATGCGATTCCGTATGGTCATGTCAGACTGCGGTGAAGGTTCGCATGAGTTCATAGCATTGGCAGAAAACGGGGAAGACCGTATCGCTTATAGTGACAGCTCTTCGTATGCTGCGAATATGGAATTCGCTGAAGTGAATATCGACTATGAGACGCCGGATGAAAAACAGCTGGAATTAACAAAAGTATCTACACCGAATTTACGGACAATTGAAGATTTGACTTCATTTTTGTCTGTGGAACCCGAGCGTGTAATCAAATCTCTGGTTTATCAGGCAGATAATGAATTTGTTATGGTTGTATGCCGGGGTGACCATCATGTCAATGAACATAAATTGAAACACATCTTAAAAGCCTCTCATTTGGAGCTGGCAACAGAACAACAAATCATTGATCTGCTCGACTGCCATTTCGGGTCGGTCGGTCCTGTCAAACTGCCGATCGGCGTCAGAGTGTATGCAGATCATGCCATCGGCTCGGTCGTAAACGGAGTAGCAGGGGCGAATATAGATGATTATCATTTGTTGAACGTTAATCCTGAACGCGACTTTGCCATCGATGACTACGTGGATATTCGATTCATTCAAGAAGGGGAACCTTCTCCAGACGGAATGGGGACGATTAAATTTACGGAAGGAATCGGCATCGGGCATCTTCGTAAACTGGGCACGACTTTCAGTGAGCAAATGAAAGGCACTTTCCTTAACGAGCACGGCAGAACGAAGCCGTTTATTATGGGAAGCTACAGTCTTGGAATTTCGCGTTTGCTTGCGACTATTGCTGAGCAATTTAATGATGAAAATGGATTGAAATGGCCAAAGCATTTAGCGCCTTTTGATATTCATTTGATTACAGTGAATGTGAAGGACGAAATCCAAACCCAGCTTGCGGATGAGTTGTATGCCGTTCTGGAATCCTATCGGTACGATGTGCTGTATGATGACCGCCCTGAAAGAGCGGGTGTTAAATTCGCCGACTCCGACTTGATTGGATTGCCGGTTCGCATTACAATCGGTAAGAGAGCAAGTGAGGGGATCGTGGAAGTCACGTACCGCCACAGTGGGGAATCAATAGACTGGCAAAAAGAAGAAGTGCCTGAAAAGTTGCAGTCCTTCTTTAGTGCAGATTAA